The sequence TCCTGCTTCTGGCGTTGCATCTTTCCATGGTGGTGAGTTTCGCGACCCAGCACGTTGGGCTGGGCGACCGGCTTTTTCTCGTCTTGCTCGGTCTGTTCGTCGTCCTGATGTTCAGGCGGGCAAGGCATCGCAGGGATATGCCGCCACCCGGATTTGTGCTGGTCGGTCTGGCTTTCCTGTGCGTGTTCGCAGGAACTTTGCTCGCCGTGTTCCAACCCGGGCAGGATGAGGCGGGCGCATACTGGGTCAGTCTGCAACGGTTGTTGTGTTATCAGGGATTCGTTCTTCTCCCCATCCTTGGGATTGGCCCGTTTATTCTCCCGCGATTTTTTGAACTGCCCAGCGCGCACGATTTTCCCGAAAGCCTGGTGCCTGCGGCCGCGTGGAAGAAGAAGGCGGCGCTGGCCCTGGGCGCCGGAGTTTTGATCGTAGCTTCATTTTTTATCGAGGTGGAAGGATGGTTCCGCACGGCGCACGCGGTCCGTTTTGCGACGATTCTGGTTTATCTGGCGCTTGAATTTCCGTTTCACCGGGCGCCCAGGTTCAGCAACGCGCTGGGTGCCTGCCTGCGGATCGCCTTTGCGGCTTTGGCCGGTGGATTCATAGCCATCGCCTTGTGGCCGGGCTTTCGGGTCAGCCTGTTGCACCTGACTTTGATCGGGGGTTTTGCGGTGGTCACATTCACGGTGGCCACGCGCGTCGTGTTCGGACATAGCGGCAATCTGGAAAAGTTGCGCGGGCGGAACGCGTGGATGCAGATCGCGGTGGCCCTGATGCTGTTGGGGATGGCGACGCGCATCAGCGGAGACTTCTGGCCCAAAATCATGATTTCGCACTACACGTTCGGCGCGATCCTCTGGATCATCGGCGTGCTGCTCTGGTCCTGTTTTGTGCTGCCCAAAGTGTCGCAGGTTGACAACGAATGAACCGGGGCTCGTTCATGGAACCGCACTCCCCATTGATTACCATACACCGGCGGGCCGGCTGGACGATCGTGTTGATGTTGCTGGCGGCAATCGGGTTCTTTGTCGCCGGCATCTTTCTGCCATTCACCTCCGTGACCAAGCTGTGGTTGTTTGAGAACCAAATCTCCGTTTATCGGGGTCTCATCATCCTCTGGGGCGAGGGCGAACTGTTTTTGTTTTTGATCCTCTTTGTGTTCACCCTCTGTTTCCCGCTCGTGAAAATCAACGCCCTGCTGGCGCTCTGGCTTTATCCTGGGCTGACCGCCGAGCAGGCGCGGACGTTCTACAAGTTCGTGGCGAACATGGGCAAATGGTCCATGCTCGATGTGTTTGTCGTCGCGATTCTCGTGCTGACCGTGAAATCCGGAGGCGTGGCGAGCATCAATGTGGAAAGCGGCTTTTTTCTGTTTTTCGTTTCCGTCCTGTTGACGCAATTCGCGTCGATGTGGACCGGCAGAATCGCCTCGCGGCTGGAGAAATAGGCGGCGACAGACCGCACGAATCCCTTCGACCGCGGCTCCCCGCCACTGCGTCCGTTCCTCAGATGCGCCAGCGACGAACCCGACGTCTCCCGGGTTGCAGAGCTGCTTCGATTCGCAGGGCCGCGTTCCTCATTTTGGCGGGGCTTCACAGACGGCTTCGAGGGCGTTGCAATGGCGCGTGGTCGCGGGGATGCCGAGCTGTCCCGAACATGTTTGTTCATTCGTCGTATCCATGACAGAACGAAAACATCACGAGAAAGGCAAAACATGAGCAAAGCGAAGAAGACCACCGCCGCCAGCATCATCTGGTTCGAGATTCCGGCGGACAAGCCGGAGCGCGCAAAAAAATTTTACGGCAGGCTGTTTGGCTGGAAGATCAACCCGTTTCCCGGTGCGTCCGCCCCCGTCGGGGATTACTGGCACATTGACACCGGCGGTGCGGACGCCTCCCCGGACGGCGGATTGATGAAGCGCGTGCACCCCGGCCAGACCATCACCAGTTACGTCAACGTGCCTTCAGTGACGCGGTTCATGGCGAAGGTTGAAAAACTGGGCGGCCGCGTCTGCCGGCCCAAAACAGCCGTTCCGGGCATGGGCTACTTTGCCATCTGCCAGGACACGGAAAACAACACATTCGCCCTTTGGGAAATCAACGACCGCGCAAAGTAAAAGTTGCCAGACCGCGCTGCCTCTTGGTTCAATCGGTTTCAATCAAAAACCCATGAGCAATCCGTCTGCACCTGTTTCGAAAAAAATGCGCTGGGCCGGGCGAATCATGAGCGCCTTGTCCGCGCTGATGCTGCTCGCGAGCGCTGTCATGAAATTCATGAAGCCGGCGCCGGTCTTGGAAACCGGGTTTTGATTGAGCGGACGGATGGCCTCGATTAGATTGGCCGGAGCGTTCACGGCAGTTTTTTGTGGAGCCGGCCTGAACGCGGCGGCTGGTCTACCGTGGACATGAAGCGAAATCAAAATCGGCAACCCGGATCATGAGCGAGAGCACCGGCAAACCTTCTCCGGCTGCCGATGCCGAAACGCCCGGTGGCAAACCGGTGGCGGAAGTTTCCCGCAAAGAAGCGGCGCTGACGTTCCTGCGTAAGGCATCGTCGGGCCGGGCGCGCGAGGCATTTCAAACGCACGTCGCTCCGGGCTTCCGACATCACAATCCGTTCCTCAAGGGCGATGCCGATTCGCTGATGATCGCGATGGAGGAAAACGCGGCGAAAAATCCCGACAAGGTGCTGGAAGTCCAGCGCGCGCTCGAAGACGCTGACTGGGTGGCGGTTCATTCGCGCGTGCGACAGAAACCGGGCGAGCCGGGCGCGGCCGTGGTCCACATCTTCAAATTCCAGGGCAACCGCATCGTCGAACTATGGGACCTGGGCCAGCCTGTGCTGGAAAATTCTCCGAATGAAAACGGCATGTTCTGACGGGCACGACGGGCTGCTGCGAGCTTGATTGCATGAAACAGGACACCAGCAGATTCGATGCGAAGGGCGGGCTGAAGAGCGGTGTGTTCAAGCAGCATTACAAGGATGGCTCGCTGGCAAGCGCCGGCAAATATCTCAGGGGGGAGAAATCCGGTGTCTGGAGGTATTATCTGCGGAACGGACAGTTGCGGGCGGTGGGCAGATTCGCCGGCGGCAAGATGACCGGCGAATGGAAATGGTATCGTGAGACGGGAAAGTTGATGCAGACCGGTTCATTCGTGGCGGAAAAGAAATCCGGCGTCTGGAAACGTTACCGACCGAGCGGCGCGCTGTACGACGAGGGCAGATTTGCCGACAACCGGAAAATCGGCGAGTGGCGCGTGTATGATGTCCATGGCAGGCTGATTAAAACCACCTGCCATCGGGCGAAGAAATGAGTAATGAGATAATAAGTGCCGCCGGTTTGAGCGCGGAGTGTTCGCGTCTTGGTTGCGTGGAATACATTTATGCATCGAGGCGGCGCGGCTTGATCGCGTTGATGAAACCATGAAGGTCAACCCATGAAAGGAGCGAAAACCATGTCCGCCTGGTTCTATTATGCCGTCGGCGCGGCCGTGCTCTACGGCCTGCATCAAATCTTCACGAAACTCGCTGCTGAAAGAATCAGTGACGGCCTCGGCGGTTTTGTTGTCGAAGCCACGGCGGCGCTCACGATCCTGTTCTACCTTGCCTGCCTGCGCTTCGGAGGGGCGTGGAATCAAACCGCATCCGCACCCGGAGCATTCTGGTCGGTGATGACAGGCATTTGTGTGGGCGCAGGGACGATTCTTTTCTTCCTCCTGTTTCAGAAGGGCGGGCCGCTGTCCGCCGTGCCGATGATTCTTGCCGGCGGCGCGGCACTGATGGCCGTGGCCGGCATCCTGTTCTTCAAAGAACCCGCCAGTGCGCCGCGCCTCCTCGGGATAGCGCTGGCGCTCGCCGGCCTTTTCCTTCTTCGATTACCGGCCGGCAACTGACGCAACCGCGCAGTGGTTATGGCGAAGGGAGTTTGGATCGGGTTTGCGGACGGTTTCGGTTGAAAACCTTGCCGGGTTCGCCGACAGTTCCTGCAAGTCGTCTCGAAGACGCCCGCTCATTCGCCGCATTATTGACCGCGCGAAACGCGCAACCCGCAACAGCATGGCAGCCGACACTCAGCCCACGCTCGGAAACGGCAAGGTCTGTTACGTTGAGATTCCGGCCCTCGACATCCATCGCTCGGCAACTTTTTACAAGGAAGTTTTCGACTGGCAGATCAGAACGCGCGGCGACGGCAGCGTGGCGTTTGACGACGCAGCCGGTGGAGTGAGCGGCACGTGGGTCGTTGGCCGCAAGCCGATGACGGAAGCCGGCCTGCTGATCTATATCATGGTGGACAGCGTGGCCGTCACGACGGAGGCCGTCGTCGCCGGCGGCGGCAGGATTGTGCAATCGATCGGCGGGGACGCGCCTGAAATCACGGCGAGGTTCACGGATCCCGCGGGCAACGTGATCGGGCTGTACCAGCAACCGCCGGGCGAGGGTTCACCTGACCGGAAGATTGTCAGCACACGTGTCGTCAATGCACGGCGCGACGTTGTCTGGAAGGCGTGGACCGATCCCGGGCATCTGGCGCGGTGGTGGGGGCCGAAAGGATTTACCAACATGTTTCAAGAATTCGATCCGAAGCCGGGCGGGCACTGGCGTTACGTCATGCGCGGACCGGACGGCAGGGAGTACAAGAACCACACCGTTTTTCTGAACCTCGCGAAGCCGGAGCGGATTGTTCTGGAGCACATTTCGGGTCCGCAATTTCTGGTGCTGGTCATCCTCGATGAACAAGAGGACCGGACGAGGATCACTTTCCGCCAGACCTTCAGGTCGGCGGCGGATTGCGGGCAGTGGAAGCCGATCTGTGTTCCCGCGAACGAACAAAACCTGGACCGGCTTGAATCCGAATTAAAAAAGATGTCCTGAATGCGGCGGCACGTTCGTTGAACAGATGAAAACAGAAAAACTGACTGAGAATCATGAACACGACAAAAGGCAACCGCTTCGTTCAACCTTATCTTTTCTTCAACGGCCGTTGCGAAGAAGCCGTCGAATTCTATCGGAAGGCCCTCGGGG is a genomic window of Candidatus Angelobacter sp. containing:
- a CDS encoding nuclear transport factor 2 family protein; amino-acid sequence: MSESTGKPSPAADAETPGGKPVAEVSRKEAALTFLRKASSGRAREAFQTHVAPGFRHHNPFLKGDADSLMIAMEENAAKNPDKVLEVQRALEDADWVAVHSRVRQKPGEPGAAVVHIFKFQGNRIVELWDLGQPVLENSPNENGMF
- a CDS encoding NnrS family protein produces the protein MASDQSRRITLGDIGKEPFRLFFPAGVLAGIVGVSLWPLHFGGLISLYPGQAHARLMACGLFGGFILGFLGTAMPRMLSAPPLGPGNVLLLLALHLSMVVSFATQHVGLGDRLFLVLLGLFVVLMFRRARHRRDMPPPGFVLVGLAFLCVFAGTLLAVFQPGQDEAGAYWVSLQRLLCYQGFVLLPILGIGPFILPRFFELPSAHDFPESLVPAAAWKKKAALALGAGVLIVASFFIEVEGWFRTAHAVRFATILVYLALEFPFHRAPRFSNALGACLRIAFAALAGGFIAIALWPGFRVSLLHLTLIGGFAVVTFTVATRVVFGHSGNLEKLRGRNAWMQIAVALMLLGMATRISGDFWPKIMISHYTFGAILWIIGVLLWSCFVLPKVSQVDNE
- a CDS encoding VOC family protein, which gives rise to MSKAKKTTAASIIWFEIPADKPERAKKFYGRLFGWKINPFPGASAPVGDYWHIDTGGADASPDGGLMKRVHPGQTITSYVNVPSVTRFMAKVEKLGGRVCRPKTAVPGMGYFAICQDTENNTFALWEINDRAK
- a CDS encoding paraquat-inducible protein A, whose translation is MEPHSPLITIHRRAGWTIVLMLLAAIGFFVAGIFLPFTSVTKLWLFENQISVYRGLIILWGEGELFLFLILFVFTLCFPLVKINALLALWLYPGLTAEQARTFYKFVANMGKWSMLDVFVVAILVLTVKSGGVASINVESGFFLFFVSVLLTQFASMWTGRIASRLEK
- a CDS encoding SRPBCC family protein, with protein sequence MYQQPPGEGSPDRKIVSTRVVNARRDVVWKAWTDPGHLARWWGPKGFTNMFQEFDPKPGGHWRYVMRGPDGREYKNHTVFLNLAKPERIVLEHISGPQFLVLVILDEQEDRTRITFRQTFRSAADCGQWKPICVPANEQNLDRLESELKKMS